A section of the Triticum dicoccoides isolate Atlit2015 ecotype Zavitan chromosome 7A, WEW_v2.0, whole genome shotgun sequence genome encodes:
- the LOC119329110 gene encoding uncharacterized protein LOC119329110: MMDARRWQSPAAAAAAAEAAAEDASGGGGGPSRRPPRRGLQRASPYGLGPRRWLPKPPVASSVFPAASRDHAAEGDNRMGQYESMDVAHEASRVTHEVSRNKSMEPNTNAITNVALAFSNEANLLPEGDYINRSSGLAEIEKIIKQKQFSRDETERLIEIMRSRTPDLHEDDQRATQSFAKETETTPFSNKLVIPAKPDERNWGTDVFAQSNVHDVTSPIELARAYMEAQTSASVHESQKRKFRALSHGVEIENSASKIFPKVAMDSPVRWPGSVVRDHTNHYLTPQSNKRRALPPASSRSPYTGSVFRRSVKRTGQLDTYSNLSGRPQLSTPFSVGSKAMLEDKMTSTDGVLGVQPSTSSERVHADAVGTDTPHTFTLERPHGKGTIESGSSTGRIPVADNISKHAAVSVHPKSSQTAQKILQHLERTIPSPTVKPELRRTAKRTISPVVISSPYKMPDSVTNNAPRQNSLNEHASAYQAISNVKKVQEPPSSSNCEEPAPKVQSPVATPEVTEMTGSQHLSKPDAATAPAAAVSDKSATNGFMFSFPVTKTSVSLPEPPPTPTFFSPPKRSPPADIQDIPKFNFGSPSSTDNLVFSVDAAGGSAGAEEVAPTFKFGSDKRELSFDVAGKDAVVS; this comes from the exons ATGATGGATGCGCGGCGTTGGCAGtccccggcggcggcggccgcggcggccgaggcggcggcggaggacgcgtcgggcggcgggggcgggcccTCGAGGCGGCCGCCGCGCCGCGGGCTGCAGCGCGCGTCGCCCTACGGGCTGGGCCCCCGGCGCTGGCTCCCGAAGCCCCCGGTGGCCTCTAGTGTCTTCCCCGCCGCGTCCCGTGACCACGCCGCCGAAG GCGATAATCGGATGGGTCAATATGAATCAATGGATGTAGCGCATGAAGCGAGCAGAGTAACGCATGAAGTAAGCAGG AATAAGTCTATGGAACCAAATACCAATGCTATAACCAATGTGGCCCTAGCGTTTTCAAACGAAGCCAACCTGCTGCCTGAAGGTGATTACATAAATCGAAGCAGTGGACTTGCTGAAATCGAGAAGATCATCAAACAGAAGCAATTTTCTAG GGATGAAACAGAACGTTTGATAGAGATCATGCGTTCGAGGACTCCTGATCTCCATGAGGACGATCAGAGAGCTACGCAGTCTTTTGCGAAAGAAACTGAAACTACACCGTTTTCTAACAAACTGGTGATACCTGCAAAGCCAGATGAACGAAATTGGGGGACTGATGTGTTTGCACAGTCAAAT GTGCATGATGTTACTTCACCCATTGAACTTGCTAGAGCTTATATGGAAGCACAGACCTCAGCAAGTGTACATGAATCTCAAAAGAGAAAATTCAGAGCTTTGAGTCATGGAGTTGAAATTGAGAATTCAGCATCAAAAATCTTCCCTAAAGTGGCCATGGACTCTCCTGTGCGCTGGCCAGGTTCAGTTGTCCGAGACCATACAAACCACTACCTTACACCACAAAGTAATAAACGAAGAGCTCTTCCTCCTGCATCCTCTCGCTCACCATATACTGGCTCAGTTTTCCGAAGATCTGTCAAG AGAACAGGACAGCTTGATACCTATAGTAACTTATCTGGGCGGCCACAGCTTTCAACACCTTTTTCCGTTGGAAGTAAG GCTATGCTAGAGGATAAAATGACATCAACTGATGGTGTTCTTGGAGTGCAACCATCAACCTCTTCCGAAAGAGTACATGCAGATGCCGTTGGCACTGATACTCCACATACATTCACCCTAGAAAGACCTCACGGCAAAGGCACCATAGAAAGTGGCTCGAGTACTGGACGTATACCAGTGGCAGACAATATTTCCAAGCATGCTGCTGTATCTGTTCATCCGAAGTCAAGCCAGACAGCTCAGAAAATACTCCAGCATCTTGAGAGGACAATTCCATCCCCTACAGTAAAGCCAGAGCTAAGGCGAACTGCAAAGAGAACTATTTCCCCTGTTGTCATCAGCAGCCCGTATAAAATGCCCGACTCCGTCACTAATAATGCTCCCAGACAGAACAGCCTCAATGAGCATGCCAGTGCTTATCAGGCAATTTCAAATGTGAAGAAG GTTCAGGAACCCCCAAGCAGCTCCAATTGTGAGGAGCCGGCTCCAAAGGTCCAGAGCCCAGTGGCCACCCCAGAAGTTACTGAAATGACCGGCTCACAGCATCTTTCGAAGCCCGACGCGGCAACTGCACCAGCTGCAGCAGTCTCGGATAAAAGCGCGACCAATGGTTTCATGTTCTCGTTCCCTGTCACCAAAACCTCAGTTTCGCTTCCAGAACCGCCACCCACGCCTACTTTCTTCTCACCGCCGAAAAGGAGCCCGCCAGCTGACATCCAAGATATCCCCAAGTTCAACTTTGGCTCACCAAGTTCTACGGACAATCTCGTTTTCTCTGTCGATGCAGCAGGCGGCTCTGCTGGTGCAGAGGAAGTGGCTCCAACCTTCAAGTTTGGGTCGGACAAGCGAGAGCTTTCCTTCGACGTGGCTGGGAAAGACGCGGTTGTCTCTTAG
- the LOC119334228 gene encoding glucan endo-1,3-beta-glucosidase 14-like, whose translation MTVVMGRRRCAHWMLLLFCCLLLTSPSHGRRHHRPADAFVGAYGINYGRIANNLPSPDKVVELLRKSKIRNVKIYNEDHTVLDAFKGTGLNLVIAVHNGLLNAFAANESVAIDWLNENVQPYISQTRIVGITVGNEVLGGDPSLAAPLVGAVKNMYDGLKKLHLDDKIELFTPHSEAVFATSYPPSACVFKEDVMVYMKPLLDLFSQIGSPFYVNAYPFLAYLSDPGQIDINYALFQPNPGIVDPNTSLHYDNMFDAQIDAAYAALQAAGYNDMEVRVAETGWASSGDQNQAGASVANARTYNYNLRKRLFLRKGTPLKPKIPVKAYIFALFNENLKNGDPTEKHYGLFNPDGRISYDIGYSGLLPSSAPASLLSIKEMRAWGWIAHYLAAVILSIFFF comes from the exons ATGACGGTGGTCATGGGTCGGCGCCGGTGCGCTCACTGGATGCTGCTGCTCTTCTGTTGCCTCCTCCTCACGTCCCCCTCACATG GTCGTCGTCATCATCGACCCGCTGACGCGTTTGTCGGGGCATACGGGATAAACTACGGGAGAATAGCGAACAACCTCCCGTCCCCGGACAAGGTGGTTGAGCTCCTCAGGAAGTCCAAGATAAGGAATGTCAAGATATATAATGAAGATCACACCGTGCTCGACGCGTTCAAAGGGACAGGGCTCAACCTGGTCATTGCTGTCCACAATGGGTTGCTGAATGCTTTTGCTGCAAATGAGAGTGTCGCGATTGACTGGCTGAATGAGAACGTGCAGCCTTACATTTCTCAGACACGCATCGTTGGAATCACTGTGGGGAATGAGGTGCTGGGAGGCGATCCGAGCTTGGCCGCTCCGCTCGTTGGAGCTGTTAAGAATATGTACGATGGTCTCAAGAAACTGCATCTGGATGACAAAATTGAGCTTTTTACTCCTCACTCTGAAGCTGTTTTCGCTACTTCCTATCCGCCCTCTGCATGTGTTTTCAAGGAAGATGTCATGGTGTATATGAAACCGCTGCTGGATTTGTTTTCACAGATCGGCTCACCGTTctatgtcaatgcatatcccttttTGGCTTACTTAAGTGATCCGGGGCAGATTGACATTAATTATGCTCTCTTTCAGCCCAACCCTGGAATAGTTGATCCGAATACTAGTCTGCACTATGACAACATGTTTGATGCTCAGATAGATGCAGCTTACGCTGCTCTGCAGGCTGCTGGTTATAATGACATGGAAGTCCGGGTGGCAGAGACTGGCTGGGCTTCTAGTGGAGATCAAAATCAAGCAGGAGCATCAGTTGCGAATGCAAGGACTTACAATTACAACCTCCGTAAGAGGCTCTTTTTGAGGAAGGGAACTCCTCTCAAGCCAAAGATACCGGTCAAAGCATACATCTTTGCCTTGTTTAATGAGAACTTGAAGAATGGAGATCCTACTGAGAAGCACTATGGGCTCTTCAATCCAGATGGAAGGATTTCATATGATATCGGTTACTCAGGTCTATTACCTTCATCAGCACCCGCATCCTTGCTGTCAATTAAG GAAATGCGAGCTTGGGGTTGGATTGCACACTATTTGGCTGCGGTTATCCTATCTATTTTCTTCTTTTAG
- the LOC119330202 gene encoding uncharacterized protein LOC119330202, with product MDPRPGQSAFTISFSNPKAIVSKFPVVPVASHPADSNSQLDVQAHDYLYNQPRGTKRKFDGLSLGLGNSSNSDSSKQSMRAGCTISSPKGSDEGSSVDLGLNYLTLGNEGTSRLDKQASDFRRTSAKAGLDLELSLSVGPCQSAITGQDLTSATKQNNPFLQPYIMDLVPRVDEGSTSLHRPSGGQFLNFLNKTARMTGFSPRQVLSGSSNQSQGPASLPTLLQLQESPATCTSGSVSPQHRISSTKVCSYPGCRKGARGSSGRCIAHGGGRRCRREGCNKGAEGKTIYCKAHGGGRRCGHLGCTKSAEGRTDFCIGHGGGRRCIHDGCRRAARGKSGRCIKHGGGKRCQQENCTKSAEGRSGLCIAHGGGPRCQHAGCTKGAQGSTDFCKSHGGGRRCTHPDCTKGAEGSTPFCKGHGGGKRCSAQGCTKCVHGGTQFCVAHGGGKRCVVEGCTKSARGRTDRCVGHGGGKRCVSVGCDKSAQGSTDFCKAHGGGKRCTWGHPGSDLGVGSPPCDRLARGKKGMCVHHNPLLDDDRIHGGRTLAAFSITSSAASLDRRSHPANSETSRRSISTMLPVEAPGRAPLPEGRVHGGNIVSLFANGLSFGENSSNNAEVSTSAPRSFKPAKEFSASGRSSWL from the coding sequence ATGGACCCCAGGCCCGGGCAGTCAGCATTTACTATAAGTTTCTCAAATCCGAAGGCCATTGTGAGCAAGTTCCCTGTCGTCCCCGTAGCCAGTCACCCCGCAGACAGTAATAGTCAACTTGATGTGCAAGCTCACGATTATTTGTACAACCAACCAAGAGGAACCAAGAGAAAGTTCGATGGCTTGTCGCTTGGCCTGGGCAACTCATCAAACTCAGATTCCAGCAAGCAAAGTATGCGTGCTGGCTGCACCATATCTTCTCCTAAGGGTAGTGATGAAGGTTCTTCTGTTGATTTGGGCTTAAATTATCTTACGCTGGGCAATGAAGGTACTTCCAGGCTGGATAAGCAGGCTAGTGATTTTAGGAGAACTTCGGCGAAGGCTGGGTTGGATCTTGAGTTATCTTTGTCTGTTGGACCATGTCAATCTGCTATTACTGGCCAAGACCTAACTTCAGCAACCAAACAGAACAACCCATTTCTGCAGCCATACATTATGGACTtggtcccaagagttgacgaaggtTCTACATCTCTTCATCGACCGTCTGGTGGTCAGTTTCTTAATTTCCTTAATAAGACTGCAAGGATGACTGGGTTTTCTCCAAGGCAAGTTTTATCAGGCAGCTCTAACCAGAGTCAGGGTCCAGCTTCACTGCCAACATTGCTCCAACTACAAGAAAGTCCAGCAACCTGTACTTCCGGGTCTGTTAGTCCACAACATCGCATCAGCAGCACAAAAGTTTGTTCATACCCAGGATGTAGAAAAGGGGCCAGAGGTTCGTCAGGGCGCTGCATTGCACATGGTGGGGGGAGAAGGTGCCGTAGAGAGGGATGCAACAAAGGCGCCGAGGGCAAGACCATCTACTGTAAAGCTCATGGAGGGGGACGGCGCTGTGGGCACCTTGGGTGCACCAAGAGCGCTGAAGGCCGTACTGATTTCTGCATAGGCCATGGCGGTGGTCGGCGTTGTATCCACGACGGCTGCAGAAGAGCAGCAAGAGGGAAATCTGGCCGCTGCATCAAACATGGTGGTGGAAAAAGGTGCCAGCAGGAGAACTGCACAAAGAGTGCGGAAGGACGTTCAGGCTTATGCATTGCCCATGGAGGCGGACCTCGCTGTCAGCATGCTGGTTGCACGAAGGGTGCACAGGGAAGTACTGATTTCTGCAAATCGCATGGTGGTGGCAGAAGATGCACGCACCCTGACTGTACAAAGGGTGCTGAGGGAAGCACGCCATTCTGCAAAGGGCATGGAGGAGGCAAACGTTGttcggctcaaggctgcacaaaatGTGTGCACGGAGGTACACAGTTCTGCGTTGCGCATGGAGGTGGCAAGAGGTGCGTGGTGGAAGGATGCACCAAGAGCGCCAGGGGTCGTACCGATCGCTGCGTTGGTCATGGTGGGGGCAAGAGATGCGTATCTGTTGGGTGTGATAAGAGCGCACAGGGAAGCACCGACTTCTGCAAGGCACATGGAGGAGGCAAGCGTTGCACCTGGGGTCATCCTGGCTCCGATCTTGGAGTTGGCAGCCCTCCCTGTGATCGCCTTGCTAGAGGCAAGAAAGGCATGTGTGTCCATCACAACCCGCTCCTGGACGATGACCGTATCCACGGCGGCCGAACGCTGGCGGCTTTCAGCATTACAAGCAGCGCTGCTTCCCTTGATCGTCGGAGCCACCCTGCAAACTCGGAAACCAGCAGGCGCAGCATCTCCACCATGCTTCCAGTGGAGGCTCCCGGTCGTGCGCCTCTTCCTGAGGGCCGGGTGCACGGCGGTAACATCGTGTCATTGTTTGCTAATGGTCTGAGCTTCGGGGAGAACTCCAGCAACAACGCCGAGGTCAGTACCTCAGCGCCTCGCAGCTTCAAACCTGCCAAGGAATTCAGCGCCTCTGGTCGCAGCAGCTGGCTCTAG